The following is a genomic window from Paenibacillus thiaminolyticus.
AACAGAGGGAAAACGATAGAGACAATAACAAGCAGCCCCCCTGCCACCGCCGTGGCCTCCAGCACCCCGAACCAGACCGCGAACAACCCGCCCAGGCCAATCCCGATCACCGTGCCCGTCTCGGCGACGGTTCCGAATACGGCAGCCCCCCTGCCCCTAATCTCATCCGGCATCAGAGTCAGGAACAAGCTGCTGAGCGGTACATTCGTGCAAGAGATTGTGAATCCGGTCAAGAGTGACCAGATGTAAATGCTGATGATACTCGTATTGGCGTATATCGGCGCCAGCGGCACAATGAAGATACAAGAGGCTCCTATGCCCGCTATCCCGCTCAGCAGCAGCGTGCTCGGTTGAATCCGGCGCAGCAGGTGAGGCGCCGCGATCGCGCCGACGATGCTTCCGGCGCCAATGACGCTGGAGACGAAGCCGAAATGCTCCGCCGGAATGCGGAACGTCTGGAGCAGGGCCGCATTCAGATTCGAATTGATGACGCCGACGACCAGCATCACCGGTACAACCAGCATGAGCAGCGCGAACAGGCCTTCATGCCGGTACATTTGGGTGAGCCCCTCTTTGAACGACGCCATATACGATATCTTCGCTTCTTTCTCTTGTTGAGCTTCCCTTCCTTCATGCTCTTCATTTTCTTCCGTTACCGCCTTACCGCCCCCCGCTTGTGCGCTGCTCAACTTCAATGGCTCCACTCCCCGCAGCGAGAAGACGAAGACAGCGGACAGCAGAAAAGTAATCGCGTTGAAGGTGAACAACCAGCCGAAGTGGCCGAGCGGAATGAGCAAGCCGGCTAGTGCGGGGCCTACCAGCCTCATGGCCATATATGTGGCCTGCGACAGAGAGACGGCGGAGCTAATCTGCTCCTTGCCGACGAGGCGCGGGATAAGGGCGGAGCGCGCTGGCTCGAAAAAGACGGTGCCGATGCCCTGCAGCCAGATCAGCACATAGATGAACGGCAGGCTGTCTTGGGCCAGGATGAACGCCAGCACGATGCCCGCGCGGTAGATATCAGATGCGGCCATCAGCAGCGGACGGTTGATCCGATCGACGAGCGGTCCGACGAAGGCCCCGAACAGCATCTGAGGCAGCACCTGGGACAACACGACCATGCTCAGCGCCAGCGGACTGGCCGACAGGTGAGCCACCAGGAAAATAACGACCAGGCGGGTTATTCCGTCCCCAAGCTCGGAGATGATCTGGGCCCACCATAACCGGCGGTAGGAAGAATTGCTGAAGAGCAGTTTCATAAGGGACGACCTCCAAAATAAATTTTATCGTTAAAATATATTTTATTGATAAAAAATCATTTGTAAATAGTCTTCTGTATATTCATTAAAAATATTTTTAACGATAAAAACCGCATTCCTTTCCGACTATTCGCTTTGCTCTAGCTCCCTCCCCCTTCCTTTTGCCTGCCTTCCAGTGGCAACCATTTGCGGCAACGCCAAAAAGGCTGTCTCCCGTAGAGACAACCTTTACTCGAGAAAATTCGATTGTCAGTCAAGTAAGCTTCCCAATTGTAAACACAAACCCTAAAAATACGAAAAAGAGAATACTTAAAAAGATCGTAAAGAGACCTCGAAAAATATCTTTTTTCCGTTTTCCTCATCAAGCTAACAACAAAGAATGTAGAGGCCGAAAAGACGGCGGCGAGACGAGCAGCGAAAAGATGGTTGATGCAGTGAATCCTGCATTTGTGCAGGATTCCACGCCATTCAGCCGCTATCTGATGAAATTCCTGCAGAAGTCAGGCTGGTGGTAAACCCCTGTTTTTTACGAAGGAGTGGAGATGTCCATTTTCTTACTCAAAACTTGGCACCCATAGCGTTTTAACTCGATTTTTTCTACGGAGAGACGAGCTCCGCTATATAAAATATGAAATGGCGAAAATTCCCATATACTTCTCAATGGCCTGATTTTACGGGATCCAAGAAGACCGCGTCGGATCCTGGGGGCATCATCGCCTTCAGGATGTATCATTGCTTTCTAGAGGCATCGTTGCCTCCTGGGGCTTGAACGTGTGGTGTGAATTGCTGCTATTTTACAGGAATTTCGGCTCAATGAGTCCACATC
Proteins encoded in this region:
- a CDS encoding MFS transporter, whose amino-acid sequence is MKLLFSNSSYRRLWWAQIISELGDGITRLVVIFLVAHLSASPLALSMVVLSQVLPQMLFGAFVGPLVDRINRPLLMAASDIYRAGIVLAFILAQDSLPFIYVLIWLQGIGTVFFEPARSALIPRLVGKEQISSAVSLSQATYMAMRLVGPALAGLLIPLGHFGWLFTFNAITFLLSAVFVFSLRGVEPLKLSSAQAGGGKAVTEENEEHEGREAQQEKEAKISYMASFKEGLTQMYRHEGLFALLMLVVPVMLVVGVINSNLNAALLQTFRIPAEHFGFVSSVIGAGSIVGAIAAPHLLRRIQPSTLLLSGIAGIGASCIFIVPLAPIYANTSIISIYIWSLLTGFTISCTNVPLSSLFLTLMPDEIRGRGAAVFGTVAETGTVIGIGLGGLFAVWFGVLEATAVAGGLLVIVSIVFPLLKYSRALKYKASGTMNPPEGDAQAAMPS